Below is a genomic region from Rhododendron vialii isolate Sample 1 chromosome 5a, ASM3025357v1.
ATATGCTTTCCACATGTATCAATGTACTTTTCTGAACATCTACGCATATTTCATAGATATCAGAGCACTTTTTGCATATTAACTATTGTCCACTAAGGTGAGGATTTGGGGGCctagattttaaaaagaaatcttccaaaaaatattttactattCATACTGTTAGTTGTCGAAACGGACGGTGAAATTGAGCGTTGCTATATGCTGGCTATCATTTTCAATTTACACAAACTTTGTGATTGTGAGGTTTATTTATTGTTCTAGACTAGGTGTAGTACTTTGTACAAGCTTGTGACTTGAGCTAGCTAGCCTCGCTTTtctatactccttccgtccccgTTCTTAATTgattccaatcatttttttccatttcaaaaAGATTGTCTCATTTCAAAACTAAATGGATAATATATaatggattttctcttctacccttccatttttaaaaattgtagtacaaaaaagtaagaaaatataATGATTGAAggataaaatgagaaaaataaatttccaaaagtgtAATGATTGTGTTTTCTTAAATAATTGGAATCCCCAATAGGGATTAAGGAATAGGGACAGATGGAATATTTTCTATTTGGAGTTCAACCTATAATAATTATTTGAAGAAAGGTCAAGTAGTCCTTAAAAGTGGCTTAAGTGAACAATATACGATAAAATTTAACAGTTTTACTATCAAGATCTTCTATTGAACACCATTGTGActttaggttttttttcctctgCTAATGTCCTTAAATTCTGTTTaatatactcttttttttccatccGCAGTTTAATGTACCTGATTACATATTAACGTAGCAATAAGAACTAGACTTCGATAAACATTAAGGAACAATTAATTGTTAATCTCGCAAAGTCGACAATCTCCCACAACAGTAGTACTGACGTACCCACATCCTAAATACTACATAATGTGCATGCGTTAGAGCGAAAACGCGCAAAAATATAAGCAAACTGTTAAAATTCGCGACAGCAAGAATTCAGAGCGCAAACGAAGGAGTCCTACCGAAAGATTACGCGACCAGCTCTCATCATCAGCCATAGAACTAGCTAGTACTATCAAACTAGAGAATCAACCCATTAACAATGGCGTGATTCTTCTTCAGACTAGTAGTTCCGTACACCGGCAGCTCCTCCCGGTACGCCAATCCAACCCCGCCGGTCGCGCCGATGTTCTCCAGCTCAAACAGATCAGAGCTAGTGCAGCTCATTCCATCATCGTATTCCTCATCATCTTCATCCAAATCTTCGTCCTCGAAACCCCTCGATCGACATTTATCATTCATGTTCTTGATCACCTCCTTTTCTATCACTGTAATCTCAGCGATTTTTCGAACAATCGGGGTCGGCATGATCCTCGGATCCTCTTTTTTGCCGCATCGACGAGGATCTTCGTCAACGAGGCAAAACCTGACGGACCTCTTCGAGCAATTGTTATTACTGCTGGTAAATTTATTCGCTCTCGAGGTAGAAGAAGGCGGCAGTTTGTTGAGGCAAGAAGACCTCGAAAACGAAGACGACAGCGAGCACGTCGTCGCTTGATGATGATCCTTCACGGATCTCGATCTCCGCAGCGAACTCAATCCGTCGAGCGATTCCCCGCGCTTCCGATTCTTCGCGTTCCTCGAATTGAACAGCGAGTTGAGGAAACTCGTGATCCGACGGCCGGGTGAGATTGGCTGTTTTACCTGGTGGAACATTTTCATGAAAAACAATTTAAATTcgcaagaagaaaaaagagaaaacaaatagtaaaaaattacttattctttGTTATTCTCCAACATTATTACGCCACTGTTTCAAAATAAGTGAATACTGTatttaacttcttcttttttgctcaTCGGGGTGTCCGAAACATTTTGTCTCAATTAATTCTTCGGATACATGCAGGGAAAAATGACAGctcaagacgtgttttgataattaatatacGTCAAGAATAAGttaagaatatttattaatactgaaaatgttcttAACGAATATTAATTATAAACATGTCtttaaccgtcattttccctaaatgcAGTCCCCGTCTCACATGTACCGGATAAATTTTGGACCTAAGCCTTGTGGGTAATCTCAAAGGGAGGAGTGAATCACGGAATTTTACCAAATGTCCTCCCCTTAGAATCAACCATAGACCTTTAATTTCATTTGAAAATTCTACTTTTTGCCGCAAAAGAGTTGATAATAATAATCGATCTTGAGATGTTAGGAGagagcaacctcttaagtggcCAAGTCCCAAACTACAGTGAGATAATGCAAGAAAGTGCaactattatatatattttggacATCTCGGTTCTTtatttgttcaaatctttctaGTGGTTGTAAACATTGGATGCTTATGCTCTGGTTGAACCTCAACAACGAGAGAAATATTAACACAAGAGAATAATTAAGTTATGTACGGATATGGGGTTTTCGTCTCCGTCATTTGTGGGCTCTATCATGCGTTCGGTAATTTAAACCATCCAATTTTACAAGGCCCGCACAAATAGTGTattcacgcaaaaaaaaaaaaaaaaaaaaaacctgatcaGACATTTatatgaatataaaaaaattaaattttggtttataactTACTCTCATCCGGAAGTAACATACAGTAgtttaaattttgtttaaattgtTTCGTGTTCTAATTATATATGCTCGTGCTAAAaccacttttttgaaaaatagttgtaaaattaaaattaccttcttcaGATCGCCGTAGAGCTTCAGAGCTTTCGACTTGGTCCTCATCAACAGCCTTCCTTCGCGCTTCGGCGTATTCTCGTACTCCGATCCAACAGAATAATGATCGCTTCGAACTTGCTTAGGCCTTTGAATCGTGAAACTAACCGATTTCGAGCCGTCCCTGTGAACGGACTCCGTTTCGGAAGACGAAAACACTCCCCCGCAGCTCGAATCCGACGAGCTCGAGGCCGAATTGTACGTTCTAGTAAAACCTCGAGCGATAATGCGGCTCCGTTTCTCGTCGTTGCTCTCCATCCATTTCTCGAACGTGAGAGCTTTTCGGAGGCTCCTTTCGTCCTCCACGGCATCGTTTCGGTTTGAATTTGAGTTCCTCTGTTTCTTCGCTTTCGTTGTGGCGGTTGTTTCCGCGGCCTCGTATTTGGATTCGTCGATGGAGCGGTACATCGCGTCGAGGAGCGAGGAAGAGAACGACGGTGTTTTGCTCCGTTGCTGATGCTGATGCTGATGTTGATGTTGATATCTCTCTTGACGCAGCGATCTCTCCCAGTCGTTCATTTTACCAGTTTTTACTTccaaaagttttataaaaaaaaatgtgcggAATGAGGTTAGAATTCGAAATTCAAATGTGCTTGATCTCTGGGAGCTTTGAATGTGTGATGGTAGAGGAATTCAGGAGCATATGAGAGGAAATAATTGAGTGATGGAAACgtgggatgagagagagagagagagagagtgggaatATGATGGAGAAGCAATGAGCATTGAAGATGGAGGGACTGTATTTTGATtctttggttggttggttggttgggagagagagagagagaggaaagccAAAATCCACGGCTTGGATTTTGggaagaaacagagagagaagtgacTGGAGCACACAATGCTGC
It encodes:
- the LOC131325361 gene encoding protein BIG GRAIN 1-like A: MNDWERSLRQERYQHQHQHQHQQRSKTPSFSSSLLDAMYRSIDESKYEAAETTATTKAKKQRNSNSNRNDAVEDERSLRKALTFEKWMESNDEKRSRIIARGFTRTYNSASSSSDSSCGGVFSSSETESVHRDGSKSVSFTIQRPKQVRSDHYSVGSEYENTPKREGRLLMRTKSKALKLYGDLKKVKQPISPGRRITSFLNSLFNSRNAKNRKRGESLDGLSSLRRSRSVKDHHQATTCSLSSSFSRSSCLNKLPPSSTSRANKFTSSNNNCSKRSVRFCLVDEDPRRCGKKEDPRIMPTPIVRKIAEITVIEKEVIKNMNDKCRSRGFEDEDLDEDDEEYDDGMSCTSSDLFELENIGATGGVGLAYREELPVYGTTSLKKNHAIVNGLIL